The following DNA comes from Thalassoglobus sp. JC818.
CAACTCCACCACCTTCCGCGGCAGACATAGTCATCGTCCCCTGAAACGCTTGAAACAGGAACCAGACTCCCAGAAACAGCGGAGCTGGAACGACGACGATTTGCATGATGTATCCCAGCGGGATGAGGGCTTCGACTCGAGAATGCGGGTACCAGACGAAATACGCTCCCATCACACCAGCAATCGCTCCGCTGGCTCCAATCGTGGGAACCGTTGATCCGGGCCCGCTGATGAAGTGGACAAAACTCGCCGCCACTCCGCATCCCAGGTAGAACACAACATATCCGAGGTGTCCAAAGCGGTCTTCGACATTGTCTCCGAAGATGTGAAGAAACCACATGTTGCCGAGGAAGTGCATCCATCCCCCGTGTAGGAAGATGCACGTCAGCAATGTCATCCAGGCAGGGACAGCTTGTTGCTCCAGCGTTTGCGTGACGAGTTCCCGTTCGATTCCGCGCGGAGTTTGGACGTGTCGCTCACCAACCACCACTTCGACTGGCGCACTTGGATCCTGCACGCGTGCCGGAATCATTCCGTACTTTTCAACCATCGACAATTCGCCGGGCTGATCCTGTAGCTGTAGCAGAA
Coding sequences within:
- a CDS encoding rhomboid family intramembrane serine protease → MLPLRDDIPTRRLPIANYTVIALCALTFLLQLQDQPGELSMVEKYGMIPARVQDPSAPVEVVVGERHVQTPRGIERELVTQTLEQQAVPAWMTLLTCIFLHGGWMHFLGNMWFLHIFGDNVEDRFGHLGYVVFYLGCGVAASFVHFISGPGSTVPTIGASGAIAGVMGAYFVWYPHSRVEALIPLGYIMQIVVVPAPLFLGVWFLFQAFQGTMTMSAAEGGGVAWWAHTGGFVAGCAIAFFLGRSPLLFPKNQQRRAEETHRVNLLKRS